In a single window of the Mesoplodon densirostris isolate mMesDen1 chromosome 18, mMesDen1 primary haplotype, whole genome shotgun sequence genome:
- the LOC132478846 gene encoding forkhead box protein J1-like codes for MAESWLRVSGAGAAEEAGPEGGLEESNALNDSLTSLQWLQDFSFLNAEVPALPSADTDPHGYHELSGSAEPGSPLAADPACLGQPHTPGKPTSLCTPRSAPSGLQASPPNDVDYATNPHVKPPYSYATLICMAMQASKATKITLSAIYKWITDSFCYFRHADPTWQNSIRHNLSLKKGFIKMPREKDEPGKGGFWRIDPQYAERLLSGALKKRRLPPVHIHPAFARQAAPEPSAAPWAGPLTVSTEAQQLLREFEEATGEAGWGAGEGRLGRKRQQPLPKQEAKVPRPSSPLLLTPEEQGELEPLKGNFDWEAILDAGTLDGELGTLETSELIPPLSPASHGDVDLTIHGHHIDCPVTWGPPVEQATDSLDFDETFLATSFLEHPWDESTRSSLPPEPLFEAGDATLASDLHDWASLGAFL; via the exons atggcggagagctggctacgcgtctcgggagcaggggcagcggaggaggccggaccggaaggcggcctggaggagtccaacgccctgaatgacagcctgaccagcctgcagtggctgcaggacttctcctttctcaacgCCGAGGTCCCCGCCCTGCCTTCGGCGGACAccgacccccacggctaccacgagctgtcaggctcggccgagccgGGGTCTCCCCTGGCGGCGGACCCCGCCTGCCTGGGGcagccgcacacacccggcaagcccacgtCCTTGTGcacgccgcggagcgccccctcggggctgcaggcCTCGCCTCCCaacgacgtggactacgccaccaacccgcacgtgaagccgccctactcgtatgccacgctcatctgcatggccatgcaggccagcaaggccaccaagatcaccctgtcggccatctacaagtggatcacggacagtttctgttacttccgccacgctgatcccacctggcag aactccatccgccacaacctgtccctgaagaAGGGCTTCATCAAGATGCCCCGGGAGAAGGacgagccaggcaaggggggctTCTGGCGCATCGAcccccagtacgccgagcggctgctgagtggggccttgaagaagcggcggctgcccccagtccacatccacccggcctttgcccgCCAGGCCGCGCCAGAGCCcagcgccgccccatgggccgggccactgaccgtgagcaccgaggcccagcagctgctgcgggagttcgaggaggccactggggaggcgggctggggtgcaggcgagggcaggctggggcgtaagcgtcaacagccgctgcccaagcaggaggccaaggtcccgcggccctccagccccctgctgctgaccccggaggagcagggtgagctggaacccctcaagggcaactttgactgggaggccatcttggacgctggcacgctggacggggagctgggcacgctggagacctcggagctgatcccgccgctgagccctgcctcccacggggacgtggacctcaccatccatggccaccacatcgactgccctgttacctgggggcctccagtggagcaggctaccgacagcctggacttcgatgagaccttcctggccacatccttcctggagcacccctgggacgagagcacccgtagctccctgccccccgagcccctctttgaggccggggatgccacactggcctctgacctgcatgactgggccagcctgggcgccttcttgtaa
- the LOC132479361 gene encoding forkhead box protein J1-like has protein sequence MAESWLRVSGAGAAEEAGPEGGLEEPNALNDSLTSLQWLQDFSFLNAEVPALPSADTDPHGYHELSGSAEPGSPLVADPACLGQPHTPGKPTSLCTPRSAPSGLQASPPDDVDYATNPHVKPPYSYATLICMAMQASKATKITLSAIYKWITDSFSYFRHADPTWQNSIRHNLSLKKGFIKMPREKDEPGKGGFWRIDPQYAERLLSGALKKRRLPPVHIHPAFARQAAPEPSAAPWAGSLTVSTEAQQLLREFEEATGEAGWGAGEGRLGRKRQQPLPKQEAKVPRPSSPLLLTPEEQGELEPLKGNFDWEAILDAGTLDGELGTLETSELIPPLSPASHGDVDLTIHGHHIDCPVTWGPPVEQATDSLDFDETFLATSFLEHPWDESTRSSLPPEPLFEAGDATLASDLHDWASLGAFL, from the exons atggcggagagctggctacgcgtctcgggagcaggggcagcggaggaggccggaccggaaggcggcctggaggagcccaacgccctgaatgacagcctgaccagcctgcagtggctgcaggacttctcctttctcaacgCCGAGGTCCCCGCCCTGCCTTCGGCGGACAccgacccccacggctaccacgagctgtcaggctcggccgagccgGGGTCTCCCCTGGTGGCGGACCCCGCCTGCCTGGGGcagccgcacacacccggcaagcccacgtCCTTGTGcacgccgcggagcgccccctcggggctgcaggcctcgcctcccgacgacgtggactacgccaccaacccgcacgtgaagccgccctactcgtatgccacgctcatctgcatggccatgcaggccagcaaggccaccaagatcaccctgtcggccatctacaagtggatcacggacagtTTCTCttacttccgccacgctgatcccacctggcag aactccatccgccacaacctgtccctgaagaAGGGCTTCATCAAGATGCCCCGGGAGAAAGacgagccaggcaaggggggctTCTGGCGCATCGAcccccagtacgccgagcggctgctgagtggggccttgaagaagcggcggctgcccccagtccacatccacccggcctttgcccgCCAGGCCGCGCCAGAGCCcagcgccgccccatgggccgggtCACTGACCGTGagcaccgaggcccagcagctgctgcgggagttcgaggaggccactggggaggcgggctggggtgcaggcgagggcaggctggggcgtaagcgtcaacagccgctgcccaagcaggaggccaaggtcccgcggccctccagccccctgctgctgaccccggaggagcagggtgagctggaacccctcaagggcaactttgactgggaggccatcttggacgctggcacgctggacggggagctgggcacgctggagacctcggagctgatcccgccgctgagccctgcctcccacggggacgtggacctcaccatccatggccaccacatcgactgccctgttacctgggggcctccagtggagcaggctaccgacagcctggacttcgatgagaccttcctggccacatccttcctggagcacccctgggacgagagcacccgtagctccctgccccccgagcccctctttgaggccggggatgccacactggcctctgacctgcatgactgggccagcctgggcgccttcttgtaa